A region from the Agrobacterium cucumeris genome encodes:
- a CDS encoding DEAD/DEAH box helicase — translation MTSFSELGLSEKIVASVTQLGYTTPTPIQAKAIPLLLEGRDLIGLAQTGTGKTAAFGLPIIEMLMKQADRPANRTTRTLILAPTRELVNQIGENLRSFVKKTPLRINQVVGGASINKQQLQLEKGTDILVATPGRLLDLIARNAISLSKVTYLVLDEADQMLDLGFIHDLRKISRMVPPKRQTLLFSATMPKAISELASNFLTDPIKVEVTPPGKAADKVEQYVHFVAGKNDKTDLLKKSLNENPDGRSIVFLRTKHGAEKLYKHLEHIGFKVASIHGNKSQGQRERALKGFKDGDIKVLVATDVAARGIDIPAVTHVFNYDLPEVPDAYVHRIGRTARAGRDGIAIAFCAPDETRLLHDIEKLMKIDIPVASGERPAGLASPTRPNNNRGGRNNNNGGQQRGPREGGRHNGESRPSRNHAPRDADNDLEVTSDFKRVKQAEGDAGRPAGPRKHRRPARKPGGSGANRHAPAGGNGQEKRASGNGHRGRNR, via the coding sequence TTGACCAGTTTTAGCGAACTCGGCCTCTCCGAAAAGATTGTGGCCAGCGTTACCCAGCTTGGCTACACAACCCCGACCCCCATTCAGGCAAAAGCCATTCCGCTGCTGCTCGAAGGCCGTGACCTCATCGGCCTCGCACAGACCGGCACCGGCAAGACCGCAGCCTTCGGCCTGCCGATCATCGAAATGCTGATGAAGCAGGCCGACCGTCCGGCAAACCGCACCACCCGCACGCTGATCCTTGCACCGACCCGCGAACTGGTGAACCAGATCGGCGAAAACCTGCGCTCCTTCGTGAAGAAGACACCGCTGCGCATCAACCAGGTTGTCGGCGGCGCGTCGATCAACAAGCAGCAGCTGCAGCTCGAAAAAGGCACCGACATCCTCGTCGCCACGCCCGGCCGCCTGCTGGACCTGATCGCCCGCAACGCCATCTCGCTCTCCAAGGTCACCTATCTGGTGCTTGATGAAGCAGACCAGATGCTCGATCTCGGCTTCATCCATGATCTGCGCAAGATTTCCCGCATGGTTCCGCCCAAGCGCCAGACGCTGCTCTTCTCGGCGACCATGCCGAAGGCGATTTCCGAGCTTGCCAGCAACTTCCTGACCGACCCGATCAAGGTCGAGGTCACGCCTCCGGGCAAGGCTGCCGACAAGGTCGAGCAGTACGTGCATTTCGTCGCCGGCAAGAACGACAAGACCGATCTCCTGAAGAAGTCGCTGAACGAGAACCCGGACGGTCGCTCGATCGTTTTCCTGCGCACCAAGCACGGCGCGGAAAAGCTTTACAAGCATCTGGAACATATCGGTTTCAAGGTCGCCTCCATCCACGGCAACAAGAGCCAGGGCCAGCGCGAGCGGGCACTGAAGGGCTTCAAGGATGGTGACATCAAGGTTCTGGTCGCAACCGACGTCGCCGCCCGCGGCATCGATATCCCGGCCGTAACCCACGTCTTCAACTACGATCTGCCGGAAGTGCCTGATGCCTATGTTCACCGCATCGGCCGTACCGCCCGCGCCGGTCGCGACGGCATCGCCATCGCTTTCTGCGCACCGGACGAAACCCGCCTGCTGCACGACATCGAAAAGCTGATGAAGATCGATATCCCGGTCGCATCGGGTGAACGTCCGGCCGGTCTCGCCAGCCCGACGCGCCCCAACAACAACCGTGGCGGTCGCAACAACAACAATGGTGGCCAGCAGCGTGGCCCGCGTGAAGGTGGACGTCACAATGGCGAATCCCGCCCGTCCCGCAACCACGCACCGCGCGATGCGGACAATGATCTTGAAGTCACGTCCGACTTCAAGCGTGTGAAGCAGGCTGAAGGCGACGCAGGTCGTCCGGCCGGCCCCCGCAAGCACCGCCGTCCGGCCCGCAAGCCCGGCGGCAGCGGCGCCAACCGCCACGCACCTGCTGGCGGCAACGGCCAGGAAAAGCGCGCTTCCGGCAACGGCCATCGCGGCCGCAACCGTTAA
- a CDS encoding DMT family transporter: protein MTTQNPIARELLLLALLSTLWAASYTFIKIGVETIPPITFIASRTLIAGLLLYVVIRLRGLRLPRDFATWRLFFIQACINSVLPFTLIAWAEQSIDAGLAVILNATTPIFTFLLTALVIRHEAVSGRKLFGTIAGMTGVCLIIGMEALGGAGEAIWSQLAVLMAAFSYACAAIFGKNFKGLDPIMPAAGSLICGAVLLLPVSLMVDRPWTLSPSAASLTSLVCLSVFSTALAFMIYFRLMQTLGSVGTTSQAYLRVPVGVAIGMAFLGEMPTPAMWVGLVCVIAGVLAMTLPSRRRPVVQGG from the coding sequence GTGACCACTCAAAATCCCATTGCCCGCGAATTGCTGCTACTCGCGCTTCTGTCCACGCTATGGGCGGCCTCCTATACGTTCATCAAGATCGGGGTGGAGACGATACCGCCCATCACCTTCATCGCATCGCGGACGCTGATTGCGGGTCTGCTGCTCTACGTCGTGATCCGGCTGCGCGGGCTGCGATTGCCGAGGGATTTCGCCACCTGGCGGCTGTTCTTCATTCAGGCCTGTATCAATAGCGTGTTGCCTTTCACGCTGATCGCCTGGGCGGAGCAGAGCATCGACGCCGGGCTTGCCGTCATTCTCAATGCCACGACACCGATCTTCACCTTTCTTCTCACCGCGCTGGTTATCAGGCATGAGGCGGTCAGTGGGCGCAAGCTGTTCGGCACCATTGCCGGCATGACGGGCGTGTGCCTCATCATCGGCATGGAGGCGCTGGGTGGTGCGGGCGAGGCGATATGGAGCCAGCTCGCCGTGCTGATGGCGGCGTTTTCCTATGCCTGTGCGGCGATCTTTGGCAAGAACTTCAAGGGGCTTGATCCGATCATGCCGGCTGCGGGCTCGCTGATCTGCGGTGCGGTGCTGCTTTTGCCCGTCAGCCTGATGGTTGACCGGCCGTGGACATTGTCGCCTTCGGCGGCCTCGCTCACTTCGCTTGTGTGCCTGAGCGTCTTTTCAACCGCGCTCGCCTTCATGATCTATTTCCGGCTGATGCAGACGCTCGGCTCGGTCGGCACCACATCGCAGGCCTATCTGCGGGTGCCGGTCGGCGTGGCGATCGGCATGGCATTTCTGGGCGAAATGCCGACACCTGCCATGTGGGTGGGTCTCGTCTGTGTCATCGCCGGCGTGCTGGCCATGACCCTGCCATCCCGGCGTCGACCGGTTGTGCAGGGCGGGTGA
- a CDS encoding DoxX family protein: MAAFDNLSRYRPYALAALRIIAALLFIEHGTQKLFGFPASQMEGSLPTLMLVAALLELVGGILVLIGLFTRPVAFILSGQMAVAYFMAHAPSSVFPVLNGGDAAILFCFVFLYLVFAGPGAFSADERRA; encoded by the coding sequence ATGGCAGCTTTCGACAATCTTTCTCGCTATCGACCTTATGCTCTTGCGGCACTGCGCATCATCGCAGCGCTGCTTTTCATCGAACATGGAACGCAGAAGCTGTTCGGCTTTCCGGCATCGCAGATGGAAGGCTCGTTGCCGACCCTGATGCTGGTGGCGGCGCTTCTGGAACTCGTCGGCGGCATTCTCGTGCTGATCGGCCTGTTCACGCGACCGGTCGCCTTCATCCTTTCCGGTCAGATGGCCGTCGCCTATTTCATGGCGCACGCGCCGAGCAGTGTTTTCCCGGTCCTGAACGGTGGCGACGCCGCCATCCTGTTCTGCTTCGTCTTCCTCTATCTGGTCTTTGCCGGTCCAGGCGCTTTCTCGGCGGATGAACGCCGGGCCTGA
- a CDS encoding L,D-transpeptidase, which produces MSISRRGVLFGLPLFLAGCANTGIGQQRLNYAAMPEEKFPLPAMHLDKVKPELRRQEVTYDTSHPAGTVVVDTPARRLYYVMGDGRAMRYGVGVGRQGLALKGDAYIGRKSEWPSWTPTANMMRRDPRNLKFAGGMAGGPNNPLGARALYLYRGGNDTMFRLHGTNQPQSIGHAMSSGCIRMLNHDIIDLYSRVPVGSKVVVLQA; this is translated from the coding sequence ATGTCTATTTCACGTCGTGGGGTTCTGTTCGGATTGCCACTGTTTCTGGCCGGCTGCGCAAATACCGGTATCGGTCAGCAAAGGCTTAATTATGCGGCGATGCCGGAAGAGAAATTCCCGCTGCCCGCCATGCATCTCGACAAGGTCAAGCCGGAACTTCGCCGGCAGGAAGTCACCTACGATACGAGCCATCCGGCCGGAACGGTGGTGGTGGATACGCCGGCACGGCGACTCTATTATGTCATGGGCGATGGTCGCGCCATGCGTTACGGCGTCGGTGTCGGCCGGCAGGGTCTTGCGCTGAAGGGCGACGCCTATATTGGCCGCAAATCCGAGTGGCCTTCCTGGACGCCGACAGCAAACATGATGCGACGCGATCCGCGCAATCTGAAATTCGCCGGTGGCATGGCGGGCGGCCCGAACAATCCGCTCGGTGCCCGCGCGCTTTATCTTTATCGCGGCGGCAACGACACCATGTTCCGCCTGCACGGCACCAACCAGCCGCAATCCATCGGCCACGCGATGTCCAGCGGCTGCATCCGCATGCTCAACCACGATATCATCGATCTTTACAGCCGCGTGCCGGTTGGCTCCAAGGTGGTTGTGCTGCAGGCGTGA
- a CDS encoding DMT family transporter has translation MSLDRLAPAIFVFLWSTGWVTAKYAVYYTGPLTFLCLRYLLAGLILWAICRLSAISWPKQRADVLRAILSGVFLHGIYLGMIWWAVGQGVPAAIGGIIAGLQPLMTAVAARFMIGERISPMQRAGLLLGFAGIAIAVLPKVMATGALGMSVPLYAVAVNVLGMVSVTYGTLYQKKYVHGGNIMAVATLQYVGALLVTIPFALLLEDGHVDWSLGLAATLGWSVGAISIGAVALLLYLIRRGQVSRAASLIYLVPPLAAVEAALLFGETLTPAMIAGTVLAVTGVYLANRRPTASVAAG, from the coding sequence ATGTCGCTTGACCGTCTGGCTCCAGCCATCTTCGTGTTTCTCTGGTCGACCGGCTGGGTCACGGCTAAATATGCCGTCTATTATACCGGGCCGCTGACCTTCCTCTGTCTGCGTTACCTGCTGGCCGGCCTGATATTATGGGCGATCTGCCGGCTGTCCGCCATTTCCTGGCCGAAGCAGCGCGCCGATGTCCTGCGGGCGATCCTGTCCGGCGTGTTCCTGCACGGCATTTATCTCGGCATGATCTGGTGGGCGGTCGGGCAGGGCGTGCCGGCGGCGATCGGCGGCATCATCGCCGGTCTGCAGCCGCTGATGACGGCGGTGGCCGCCCGTTTCATGATCGGCGAGAGAATCTCACCCATGCAACGTGCCGGTTTGCTGCTCGGTTTTGCCGGCATTGCCATCGCCGTGCTGCCGAAGGTCATGGCTACGGGTGCGCTTGGCATGTCCGTGCCGCTTTATGCCGTGGCGGTGAATGTGCTGGGTATGGTGTCGGTGACCTATGGCACGCTGTACCAGAAGAAATATGTCCATGGCGGAAACATCATGGCGGTGGCGACGCTGCAATATGTCGGCGCGCTGCTGGTCACCATTCCCTTTGCGCTTTTGCTGGAAGACGGGCATGTGGACTGGAGCCTCGGGCTGGCCGCCACGCTTGGCTGGTCGGTGGGTGCAATCTCCATCGGCGCGGTTGCATTGCTTCTTTATCTCATCCGGCGTGGGCAGGTATCGCGCGCGGCCTCGCTGATCTATCTCGTGCCGCCGCTTGCCGCCGTCGAAGCTGCGCTGCTGTTCGGGGAAACGCTGACGCCGGCCATGATTGCCGGTACGGTTCTCGCGGTCACGGGGGTCTATCTCGCCAACCGCCGGCCCACTGCATCGGTTGCAGCGGGTTAA
- a CDS encoding circularly permuted type 2 ATP-grasp protein, giving the protein MAFDEMINADETPRSPYENYNEWYSRQDRSHLIQKSKDAENIFRKTGITFAVYGHADSSEKLIPFDIIPRIISGREWRKLAQGIEQRVLALNAFLDDIYHKQEIIRAGRIPREIIEKNEAFLPEMIGFTPPGGVYTHIVGTDIVRTGEDQFYVLEDNARTPSGVSYMLENRETMMQMFPELFHENRVRRVEDYPYLLRQSLASLAPPGCSGKPRVAVLTPGIYNSAYYEHSFLADMMGVELVEGSDLRVMDGKVKMRTTRGYEAIDVLYRRVDDDFLDPLTFRPDSALGVPGIMDVYRAGNITIANAPGTGISDDKAVYSYMPEIVEFYTGRKPLLENVPTWRCSEPDSLKYVLDNLAELVVKEVHGSGGYGMLVGPTATKKERALFAEKLKARPSNYIAQPTLSLSTVPIMVKNGIAPRHVDLRPYVLVSDKVKIIPGGLTRVALKQGSLVVNSSQGGGTKDTWVLED; this is encoded by the coding sequence TTGGCATTTGACGAAATGATAAATGCGGACGAAACGCCGCGAAGCCCATATGAAAACTATAACGAGTGGTACAGCCGACAGGACAGGTCGCACCTGATCCAGAAATCAAAAGACGCGGAAAACATCTTTCGAAAAACCGGCATTACTTTCGCAGTCTATGGCCATGCCGACAGTTCAGAAAAACTGATCCCCTTCGATATCATCCCGCGCATCATCTCCGGACGTGAGTGGCGCAAACTGGCCCAGGGCATCGAACAGCGCGTTCTCGCCCTCAATGCTTTCCTCGACGATATCTACCACAAGCAGGAAATCATCCGCGCCGGCCGCATCCCACGCGAAATCATCGAGAAAAACGAAGCCTTCCTGCCGGAGATGATCGGTTTCACCCCGCCCGGCGGCGTCTATACCCACATTGTCGGCACAGACATCGTCCGCACCGGCGAAGACCAGTTTTATGTTCTGGAAGACAATGCCCGCACGCCCTCCGGTGTCAGCTACATGCTGGAAAACCGCGAGACGATGATGCAGATGTTCCCGGAACTCTTCCATGAAAACCGCGTGCGGCGGGTGGAGGATTATCCCTATCTGCTGCGGCAATCGCTCGCCTCGCTCGCCCCGCCCGGCTGTTCCGGCAAGCCGCGCGTCGCGGTGCTGACCCCCGGCATCTATAACTCCGCCTATTATGAACATTCCTTCCTCGCCGACATGATGGGCGTGGAGCTGGTGGAAGGATCCGACCTGCGTGTCATGGACGGCAAGGTCAAGATGCGCACCACCCGCGGTTATGAAGCGATTGATGTTCTCTATCGCCGCGTTGACGATGACTTCCTCGATCCGCTGACCTTCCGGCCGGATTCGGCGCTCGGCGTGCCCGGCATCATGGATGTCTACCGTGCCGGCAACATCACCATCGCCAATGCCCCCGGCACCGGCATTTCCGACGACAAGGCCGTCTATTCCTACATGCCTGAGATCGTCGAATTTTATACCGGCCGCAAGCCGCTACTGGAAAACGTGCCCACCTGGCGCTGTTCGGAGCCGGACAGCCTGAAATACGTGCTCGACAATCTTGCCGAACTGGTCGTCAAGGAAGTCCACGGTTCGGGCGGTTACGGCATGCTGGTCGGCCCCACGGCGACAAAAAAGGAACGGGCGCTGTTTGCCGAAAAGCTCAAGGCCCGCCCCTCCAACTATATTGCGCAGCCAACGCTGTCGCTGTCCACCGTGCCGATCATGGTGAAAAACGGCATCGCGCCGCGCCATGTCGATCTGCGCCCTTACGTGCTGGTGTCGGACAAGGTGAAGATCATTCCCGGCGGCCTGACCCGCGTCGCGCTCAAGCAGGGCTCGCTGGTGGTCAATTCCAGCCAGGGCGGCGGCACCAAGGATACATGGGTACTGGAGGACTAA